A single Macrobrachium nipponense isolate FS-2020 chromosome 5, ASM1510439v2, whole genome shotgun sequence DNA region contains:
- the LOC135215645 gene encoding uncharacterized protein LOC135215645, giving the protein MKAQQIYAVVAFVCIGSSVMAQENNLAALLQKLNLTNPQTQIEFLGFVDRQTFPASVACLIQGGGPGCDPRTPTIRKVLQKLSANNYQCSSCDFDTQRVLNLFLRSLRQAANPLQCKSLDEGLQLAAPLCT; this is encoded by the exons ATGAAAGCTCAGCAGATCTACGCCGTCGTAGCCTTCGTCTGCATCGGCAGCAGCGTTATGGCTCAGGAGAACAATCTGGCTGCTCTCCTGCAGAAGCTGAACTTGACCAACCCCCAAACACAGATTGAATTCTTGGGTTTCGTTGATCGGCAAACCTTTCCTGCCTCCGTCGCTTGCTTGATTCAGGGTGGTGGACCAGGCTGTGATCCAAGGACACCCACTATCAGAA aaGTTTTGCAAAAACTCTCAGCGAACAACTATCAGTGCTCATCCTGTGACTTCGACACCCAGCGAGTCCTCAACCTTTTCCTCAGAAGCCTCCGCCAGGCAGCGAATCCTCTGCAGTGCAAGAGTCTAGACGAAGGTCTACAGTTAGCCGCACCTTTATGCACATAA